A genomic segment from Alteribacillus bidgolensis encodes:
- a CDS encoding G5 and 3D domain-containing protein, with product MNSKLNSFFSRLTTGKRLALVLVAILLMITAAVYQTTKATVTIVKDAKENITVTTHAKTVGELLNEQGFKMKDEDDITPSLQDPIAGNMTVEWAQAKQISVSNNGEEKDVWTTAATVEELVDEQGITLDKNDYLSKHIDTPIEEGMQVTYESAFPVNVKYDGEKEEIMTTSTTVADLLEDAGVEVSDEDRIEPGEDKEITGKTDIEVVRVEKVTDVVEEEIDYATVTRRDDSLPKGEEEVVEDGKKGIIEKRYEVVLEDGEEVSRELIEEKQIEESEDKVVAVGAREPAVTASRGGSGNNPSSNGRTISMQATAYTANCSGCTGVTATGVNLNNSPNKKVVAVDPSVIPLGSRVYVEGYGEAVAADTGGAIKGNKIDLHVPSKAEAGRFGRQTVEVTILD from the coding sequence ATGAATTCAAAGCTGAATTCCTTTTTTTCAAGATTAACTACTGGAAAAAGGCTCGCCTTGGTCTTGGTAGCAATTCTTTTAATGATTACTGCTGCGGTTTATCAAACAACCAAAGCAACGGTCACGATTGTAAAGGATGCTAAAGAGAACATTACCGTCACTACCCACGCAAAAACAGTGGGTGAACTGCTAAACGAACAGGGGTTCAAAATGAAGGATGAAGATGATATAACTCCATCTCTTCAGGATCCTATTGCAGGAAATATGACAGTGGAATGGGCGCAGGCAAAGCAGATTTCCGTATCTAATAATGGGGAAGAAAAAGATGTATGGACGACAGCTGCCACTGTAGAAGAATTGGTAGATGAACAAGGTATTACACTAGATAAAAATGATTACTTAAGCAAACATATAGACACGCCAATAGAAGAAGGAATGCAGGTAACATATGAGTCTGCTTTTCCAGTAAATGTAAAATATGATGGGGAAAAAGAGGAAATAATGACAACTTCGACTACGGTCGCTGACCTTTTAGAAGATGCCGGTGTAGAAGTTTCTGATGAAGACCGGATAGAGCCTGGTGAAGATAAAGAAATCACCGGTAAAACAGATATTGAGGTCGTACGGGTGGAAAAGGTCACCGATGTAGTGGAAGAAGAAATAGATTATGCTACCGTTACCCGCCGTGATGATTCTCTGCCTAAGGGAGAAGAAGAGGTGGTGGAAGACGGTAAGAAAGGCATAATCGAGAAACGGTATGAAGTAGTCCTTGAAGATGGGGAAGAAGTTTCTCGGGAATTGATAGAAGAAAAACAAATTGAAGAAAGCGAAGATAAAGTAGTAGCTGTGGGGGCACGTGAACCTGCGGTTACAGCGTCTCGTGGTGGATCAGGGAATAATCCATCTTCAAATGGACGTACAATTTCTATGCAGGCAACAGCTTACACAGCTAATTGTTCAGGTTGTACGGGAGTTACTGCAACCGGAGTTAATTTGAACAACAGCCCTAACAAAAAAGTGGTTGCAGTTGATCCGTCTGTCATCCCGCTAGGTTCACGCGTATACGTGGAAGGCTATGGAGAAGCGGTAGCTGCTGATACAGGCGGGGCTATTAAAGGAAATAAAATCGATCTGCATGTTCCTAGTAAAGCAGAAGCAGGAAGATTTGGAAGGCAGACGGTAGAAGTAACTATTCTAGATTAA
- the rnmV gene encoding ribonuclease M5 → MKIQECIVVEGKDDTTAVKRALEADTIETNGSAIGESVLKRIALAQERRGVIIFTDPDVPGERIRRIVSREVPGCKHAFLTKENALSAKKDNLGIENASVEAIRNAILKVREETVSTIKNKHPVTRQDLIDAGMMGGQGSQHRRERAGEILNIGYANAKQFLKRLVMFNVGRDEFAKAVKEVLEEENTRD, encoded by the coding sequence ATGAAAATACAAGAGTGTATTGTAGTAGAGGGAAAAGATGACACGACTGCGGTGAAACGCGCATTAGAGGCGGATACAATAGAGACGAACGGATCAGCCATTGGAGAATCTGTACTAAAACGTATTGCGCTTGCACAAGAACGGCGGGGAGTAATTATTTTTACAGATCCGGATGTACCTGGAGAGAGAATAAGAAGAATTGTAAGCAGAGAAGTACCGGGTTGTAAACATGCTTTTCTTACAAAAGAAAACGCACTTTCTGCCAAGAAAGATAATTTAGGCATTGAAAATGCTTCCGTTGAAGCGATAAGAAACGCTATTCTAAAGGTTAGAGAAGAGACGGTTTCAACGATAAAAAATAAACACCCCGTTACCCGGCAAGATTTGATTGATGCTGGAATGATGGGCGGACAGGGTTCACAACATAGAAGAGAGCGAGCTGGGGAAATCTTAAACATTGGATATGCCAATGCTAAACAATTTTTAAAACGTTTAGTAATGTTTAATGTGGGACGGGATGAATTTGCTAAAGCTGTAAAAGAGGTTTTGGAGGAGGAAAACACCCGTGATTAA
- the rsmA gene encoding 16S rRNA (adenine(1518)-N(6)/adenine(1519)-N(6))-dimethyltransferase RsmA, whose protein sequence is MIKNIATPGRTKEILEKHGFSFKKSLGQNFLIDVNILNQIAEAAGMSEQDGVIEVGPGIGALTEQFAKRVKQVEAFEIDGRLIPILEDTLSPYTNVSIHHEDVLKADVKKVLKEKLQTVKETAVVGNLPYYVTTPILMKLLEQRLPVTRIVVMIQKEVADRIAAKPGSKEYGSLSIAVQYYSKAATVMTVPKTVFVPRPNVDSAVLRLEIRDKAPVDVKDEQFFFQVVRASFAQRRKTIWNNLQHNLLGKERKNLLADALEQADIDPKRRGETLSMEEFAHLSNQLYERITDIS, encoded by the coding sequence GTGATTAAAAATATCGCTACTCCGGGCCGAACAAAGGAAATTCTTGAAAAACACGGGTTTTCCTTTAAAAAGAGCCTGGGTCAAAATTTTTTAATTGACGTAAACATTTTAAATCAAATTGCTGAGGCTGCCGGAATGAGTGAACAAGACGGTGTCATAGAAGTCGGTCCTGGTATAGGAGCCTTGACGGAACAATTTGCAAAAAGAGTGAAACAAGTAGAAGCATTTGAAATCGATGGACGTTTAATCCCTATTTTAGAAGACACACTTTCTCCATACACCAATGTTTCTATTCACCACGAAGATGTCTTGAAGGCAGACGTAAAAAAAGTTCTAAAGGAGAAACTGCAGACAGTAAAGGAGACAGCCGTAGTGGGTAATTTACCTTATTATGTCACTACTCCGATACTAATGAAACTGCTAGAACAACGCTTGCCGGTCACTCGAATCGTCGTTATGATTCAAAAGGAAGTAGCAGATAGAATTGCTGCAAAACCTGGATCTAAAGAGTACGGTTCTTTATCGATAGCGGTGCAATATTATTCAAAAGCAGCTACAGTGATGACCGTACCGAAAACAGTGTTTGTGCCAAGGCCAAATGTCGATTCAGCTGTACTGCGCTTAGAAATACGAGATAAAGCGCCAGTGGATGTAAAAGACGAACAATTTTTCTTTCAAGTAGTACGTGCTTCCTTTGCTCAGCGCAGAAAAACGATTTGGAACAATCTGCAGCATAATTTGTTGGGTAAAGAGAGAAAAAATCTTTTGGCTGATGCTTTAGAGCAAGCCGATATTGACCCGAAAAGAAGGGGAGAAACCCTGTCCATGGAAGAATTTGCTCATCTTAGCAATCAGCTTTATGAACGCATAACCGACATTTCTTAG
- the yabG gene encoding sporulation peptidase YabG, producing MELKVGDLVARYSYDCDIVFRITAIDQNKAELAGEELRLAADAPLEDLKKVDDEERRTHEKNAREKEECSYRLFRQEARLMKERNEHEATEGYKEKASYFEMRGRVLHLDGDPYYLAKCTALYERLGIPVYGVHIPEKEMPDQIASLLHMVRPDILVITGHDAFIPSRGAENDLKAYRHSKVFGQTVREARKVVPQLDQLIIFAGACQSYFEWLLKAGSNFASSPERVNIHALDPVYIAAKVSLTPFMDRIGVLQLIRHTLTGQEGLGGLETKGVLRKGLPWKEDHSFSNEIDE from the coding sequence GTGGAACTTAAAGTAGGTGACCTCGTCGCACGCTATTCCTATGACTGTGATATAGTTTTTCGAATAACAGCCATTGACCAGAATAAGGCAGAGCTTGCGGGAGAGGAGCTTCGCCTGGCCGCTGATGCACCTCTAGAAGATCTAAAAAAAGTTGATGATGAAGAAAGAAGAACACATGAAAAAAATGCTCGAGAAAAAGAAGAGTGCAGCTATAGACTATTTCGTCAGGAAGCTCGTTTAATGAAAGAAAGAAATGAACATGAAGCAACAGAAGGTTATAAAGAAAAAGCTTCATACTTTGAGATGCGAGGCCGTGTTCTTCACCTTGATGGTGATCCATACTATTTAGCAAAATGCACCGCCTTATATGAGCGGCTGGGAATTCCTGTATACGGTGTACACATACCTGAAAAGGAAATGCCCGATCAAATAGCGTCATTACTGCACATGGTACGTCCGGATATTTTGGTCATCACAGGCCATGATGCTTTTATTCCTTCTAGAGGTGCAGAAAACGATTTAAAGGCTTATAGACATTCGAAGGTTTTTGGACAGACGGTTAGAGAAGCAAGAAAGGTTGTCCCCCAGCTTGATCAGCTTATTATATTTGCTGGAGCTTGCCAGTCTTATTTTGAATGGCTGTTAAAAGCTGGTTCAAATTTTGCCAGTTCCCCAGAACGTGTAAATATACATGCTCTCGACCCTGTGTATATTGCGGCCAAAGTCAGCTTAACTCCTTTTATGGATCGCATAGGAGTGCTGCAATTGATTCGCCACACCCTAACTGGTCAAGAAGGCTTAGGAGGACTCGAAACCAAAGGTGTCTTACGTAAAGGGCTGCCATGGAAGGAAGACCATTCCTTCTCCAACGAAATCGATGAATAA
- the veg gene encoding biofilm formation stimulator Veg, with the protein MGKTLIEIKEALDANVGKKVTIVANGGRKKTIERSGLLEETYPSVFIVKLDKDKHSVERISYSYTDVLTKTVQLTMCEEELQA; encoded by the coding sequence ATGGGAAAAACGCTGATAGAAATTAAAGAAGCACTGGATGCTAATGTCGGGAAAAAGGTTACAATCGTTGCTAATGGCGGACGTAAGAAAACAATTGAACGCTCCGGCTTGCTTGAAGAAACTTATCCTTCTGTCTTTATTGTTAAATTAGACAAGGACAAGCATTCTGTCGAACGAATTTCTTACAGTTACACAGATGTACTCACTAAGACAGTGCAGCTAACTATGTGTGAGGAAGAACTTCAAGCATAA
- a CDS encoding small, acid-soluble spore protein, alpha/beta type, producing MSPRRGIMSNDLKVEIAKELGFYDTVQKEGWGGIKSRDAGNMVKRAVQIAEESLAENKK from the coding sequence TTGAGCCCAAGACGAGGTATAATGTCTAATGATTTAAAAGTAGAGATTGCAAAAGAGCTTGGCTTTTATGATACAGTGCAGAAGGAAGGCTGGGGAGGCATTAAATCCCGGGATGCGGGTAACATGGTCAAACGAGCCGTTCAAATTGCTGAAGAGAGTCTAGCCGAAAATAAAAAGTAA
- the ispE gene encoding 4-(cytidine 5'-diphospho)-2-C-methyl-D-erythritol kinase, with product MKRSIKAPAKINLSLDVLHKREDGYHEVKMVMSQVDLADRLDLEIREDGKITIELSEGFLPVDQRNLAYQAASLLQYRYDIKLGVSIYIHKHIPVAAGLAGGSSDAAAVLKGLNELWEIGLSTADIATLGSEIGSDVSFCVYGGTALATGRGEIIKPLPSPPPCWVILAKPPIGVSTREIYQRMKIEDPPKEQASEKIIKAIESNDYRAICNNLFNSLEQVTLPLYPEVKRIKERMLDSGVDAALMSGSGPTVFGLVKKESRLHRVYNALRGFCDQVYAVRLISDKEA from the coding sequence GTGAAACGATCAATAAAAGCCCCAGCAAAAATTAATTTATCGCTTGATGTACTGCATAAAAGAGAAGACGGCTACCATGAAGTAAAAATGGTTATGAGTCAAGTCGATTTGGCGGACCGTCTTGACTTAGAGATTAGAGAAGATGGAAAAATAACAATAGAGTTATCTGAAGGGTTCTTACCTGTTGATCAACGTAATTTAGCTTATCAAGCAGCTTCTCTTTTGCAGTACCGTTATGATATTAAGCTGGGTGTTTCCATTTACATACATAAACATATTCCGGTGGCAGCTGGTTTGGCTGGTGGGAGCAGCGATGCTGCAGCTGTATTAAAAGGGTTAAATGAATTATGGGAGATAGGGCTTTCTACAGCTGATATAGCAACTCTAGGTTCAGAAATCGGCTCTGATGTTTCTTTTTGTGTTTATGGAGGGACGGCGCTTGCTACAGGCAGAGGAGAAATCATTAAACCGCTGCCTTCTCCTCCTCCGTGCTGGGTAATACTAGCTAAACCTCCAATTGGGGTATCTACTAGAGAAATTTATCAGCGTATGAAGATAGAGGATCCACCAAAAGAACAAGCTTCTGAAAAAATAATTAAGGCTATTGAAAGCAATGATTACCGTGCAATTTGCAATAATCTTTTCAATTCGTTAGAACAGGTAACCCTTCCTCTTTATCCAGAGGTAAAACGTATTAAGGAAAGAATGCTTGATTCCGGTGTAGATGCTGCTTTAATGAGCGGAAGCGGCCCAACCGTATTCGGATTGGTAAAGAAGGAATCAAGACTACATCGAGTTTACAATGCCTTGAGAGGGTTTTGTGATCAAGTATACGCTGTCCGTTTGATAAGTGATAAGGAAGCTTGA
- the purR gene encoding pur operon repressor, with protein MKKLKRSGRLVDMTYYLLQHPHQLVSLSYFSERYQSAKSSISEDLTIVKEIFESQGIGSLLTIAGASGGVKYVPMVEEEEGKLLVEKLNQKLEDKERLLPGGYLYMMDILGSPRLMNEIGRLFAAVFSDQKIDAVMTVAMKGIPLAYAIGSYLDVPVSIVRRDHRVTEGSMVSINYVSGSAKRIQTMSLARRSLEEGANVLIVDDFMKAGGTARGMMDLLKEFNANVVGIGVLVEAEDVEERLVDDYVSIARLEEVNERQKLVNAVPGNFLKKLKEVNQK; from the coding sequence ATGAAAAAACTGAAACGGAGCGGCCGGTTAGTGGATATGACCTATTATTTGTTACAGCATCCCCACCAGCTTGTATCACTAAGTTATTTTTCGGAAAGATATCAATCCGCCAAATCTTCTATAAGTGAAGATTTAACGATTGTGAAAGAAATATTCGAATCACAGGGAATTGGTTCCCTATTAACGATAGCAGGAGCAAGCGGCGGCGTAAAATATGTCCCTATGGTGGAAGAAGAAGAAGGAAAGCTGCTTGTGGAAAAATTAAATCAAAAACTAGAAGACAAAGAACGACTGCTGCCAGGTGGATACTTATATATGATGGATATTCTAGGGAGCCCTCGTTTGATGAATGAAATTGGCAGATTATTTGCTGCTGTGTTTTCAGATCAAAAGATTGATGCCGTTATGACAGTAGCGATGAAAGGAATACCTTTAGCCTATGCTATTGGGTCTTATTTAGATGTGCCAGTAAGTATTGTGCGCAGGGACCACCGTGTAACAGAGGGCTCTATGGTCAGCATTAATTATGTTTCAGGGTCTGCTAAACGTATTCAAACGATGTCCTTAGCTAGAAGAAGCCTCGAAGAAGGTGCTAATGTACTAATTGTTGATGATTTTATGAAAGCTGGCGGTACAGCACGAGGTATGATGGATTTATTAAAAGAGTTCAATGCCAATGTAGTTGGTATCGGTGTGCTAGTGGAAGCTGAAGATGTAGAAGAAAGACTTGTGGATGACTATGTGTCTATTGCACGACTTGAAGAAGTGAATGAGAGACAAAAATTGGTTAATGCGGTTCCGGGCAACTTTTTAAAGAAACTAAAAGAGGTGAATCAAAAATGA
- a CDS encoding RidA family protein → MKEIFTTEAPEAIGPYSQGIVVNNMFYSSGQIPLTPEGEIVKGSIEEQTHQVFNNLKAVLKEAGASLDTVVKATVFIKDMDTFPTVNEIYGYYFNKHQPARSCVEVARLPKDVLVEIEVIALVK, encoded by the coding sequence ATGAAAGAGATCTTTACCACAGAAGCCCCTGAAGCAATTGGTCCCTATTCCCAAGGCATTGTTGTGAACAATATGTTTTACAGCTCTGGTCAGATTCCTTTAACCCCTGAAGGAGAAATTGTTAAAGGCAGCATTGAGGAACAGACTCATCAGGTATTTAATAACTTAAAAGCAGTGCTTAAAGAAGCTGGTGCCTCTTTAGATACGGTAGTAAAGGCAACTGTTTTTATTAAAGATATGGACACTTTTCCGACTGTTAATGAGATTTATGGTTATTATTTTAATAAACATCAGCCTGCAAGATCTTGTGTTGAAGTTGCTCGTCTCCCCAAAGACGTGCTAGTAGAGATCGAAGTTATCGCTTTAGTAAAATAA
- the spoVG gene encoding septation regulator SpoVG — protein MEVTDVRLRRVNTEGRMRAIASITMDSEFVVHDIRVIDGNNGLFVAMPSKRTPDGEFRDIAHPISSHTREKIQTAVLGEYKRQGEFENPEYEEAGAS, from the coding sequence ATGGAAGTAACAGACGTAAGGCTTCGTCGGGTGAACACCGAGGGACGCATGCGAGCCATTGCTTCAATTACGATGGATAGTGAGTTTGTAGTGCATGATATTAGAGTGATTGACGGTAATAACGGCTTGTTTGTAGCTATGCCAAGTAAGCGCACGCCTGACGGGGAATTTAGAGACATCGCCCACCCGATTTCATCGCATACTCGCGAAAAAATCCAAACAGCTGTTTTGGGTGAGTACAAACGCCAGGGAGAATTTGAAAATCCTGAATATGAAGAAGCCGGCGCTTCATAG
- the glmU gene encoding bifunctional UDP-N-acetylglucosamine diphosphorylase/glucosamine-1-phosphate N-acetyltransferase GlmU encodes MSNRYAVILAAGQGKRMKSDLYKVLHPVCGKPMVEHVADQVSQAGLQEVVTVIGHGADAVKEHLGDRVSYVLQEEQLGTGHAVMQAEELLADKDGVTVVLCGDTPLIRSETMESLMEHHERTGAKATVLTARAEDPAGYGRVIRDKSGQVTRIVEHKDANEEERTVKEINTGTYCFDNKTLFQALKQVGNNNAQGEYYLPDVIEILKRKGETLSAWQTPDFSETIGVNDRAALAKAEKALKQRINEYWMRQGVTIIDPDHTYISADSILDQDTVLYPGTMLNGVVKIGRKCVIGPHTEITESVIGSECEIKQSVIAQSDIGNDVKIGPYAHIRPDSVIDDEVKIGNFVEVKKSRFGKASKASHLSYIGDAEVGNSVNLGCGSITVNYDGENKFLTKIEDGAFVGCNANLIAPVTIGEGAYVAAGSTITDDVPGSALSIARARQTNKEGYAKKKD; translated from the coding sequence ATGAGCAATCGTTACGCGGTTATTTTAGCCGCAGGACAAGGAAAACGAATGAAATCAGATTTGTATAAAGTGCTTCATCCTGTATGCGGAAAGCCTATGGTAGAACATGTGGCAGACCAAGTGAGTCAAGCTGGACTTCAGGAAGTGGTGACGGTAATAGGACACGGTGCCGATGCAGTAAAAGAGCATTTGGGTGATCGTGTTTCTTATGTGTTACAAGAAGAACAGCTGGGAACCGGACATGCTGTCATGCAGGCGGAGGAGCTGTTAGCCGATAAGGATGGGGTAACAGTCGTGCTTTGCGGAGATACACCTTTAATCCGTTCTGAAACGATGGAGTCGCTGATGGAACACCATGAGAGAACGGGGGCTAAAGCAACTGTCCTTACAGCAAGAGCAGAAGATCCAGCAGGTTACGGACGTGTCATTCGTGACAAAAGCGGTCAAGTGACTAGAATCGTTGAACATAAGGATGCAAATGAAGAAGAACGCACAGTAAAAGAAATTAATACAGGAACGTACTGTTTTGACAATAAAACCCTTTTTCAAGCTTTAAAACAAGTTGGGAATAATAATGCACAAGGGGAGTACTATCTTCCAGATGTTATAGAAATTCTAAAAAGAAAAGGCGAAACATTATCTGCTTGGCAAACACCTGATTTTTCCGAAACGATAGGGGTAAATGATCGAGCAGCTCTTGCTAAAGCTGAAAAAGCCTTAAAACAAAGAATTAATGAATATTGGATGAGGCAAGGCGTAACCATTATAGATCCGGACCACACCTATATTTCTGCTGATTCGATTCTTGACCAGGATACTGTATTGTACCCGGGTACGATGTTAAACGGTGTAGTGAAGATAGGCAGAAAGTGTGTAATTGGCCCACATACAGAAATTACAGAAAGTGTAATCGGATCCGAATGTGAAATAAAACAGTCAGTTATTGCACAAAGTGACATTGGAAACGATGTTAAAATTGGACCGTATGCTCATATTAGACCGGATTCTGTGATTGATGATGAAGTAAAAATAGGGAACTTCGTGGAAGTTAAAAAGTCCCGCTTTGGAAAAGCAAGCAAAGCTTCGCATCTTAGTTATATTGGAGACGCTGAAGTTGGAAACAGTGTCAATTTAGGCTGTGGTTCAATAACCGTCAACTATGATGGTGAAAATAAATTTCTTACAAAAATTGAAGACGGTGCCTTTGTAGGATGTAATGCCAATTTAATTGCCCCGGTCACAATAGGTGAGGGTGCCTATGTGGCAGCTGGTTCTACTATAACAGATGATGTTCCCGGAAGCGCTCTTTCAATTGCCCGTGCGAGA